ACTTCCCGGCACCCGGTCAGTAACGACCCAAAAGGGACAAAAATAAAAGCAAAATGGTTGCTATATTTAATCTTTAAACATCCTAATTAACTACCTGCGGATTTTAGGGAATAGTGAAATATAGATCAGGGATTTCGTCAAAATTTTTTTCAAGCATCTTTTGGTAACCCGAAATGCCAATTTGATTGCCATTGTAGCAAACATCGTCATGGACAAAATGCTTCAAATTGTCTAAATCACGACTATTCAGGCAGGTAATGTATTCTCGATAGATTTGTTCACAATTGGCCATAACCTTTTTTATTTAGGTAACATTGAATGTCACAGAAAATCTATTGCTACTTATCCAGTTTCCAGCCTGTGTCAAAGTAAGAAAGAGTTGCACGTTCAACTTTCTTTTCGGAAAGGTCACGTTTCATCAGCTTGGCAAAAGGTGTGATGTTCTTATAGGCGATAGTATATTCCACGGTAGCACTTTTGTTGTCTTCCTGCAATTGAATTCCAGTAACATCTGCTAAGTCCATATCTGCCACCTTTACCACCTGTACATTGTCATACTTCTCATCTATGCGGATGAGGTAAGGCTTTGCCTTCTCGGTAAAATGGACAATAGGTTGTCCCGCATCTTTTAGCTTCTGCGTTTTATCTATTGTTACTAACCCTTCCGCCTCCAGTCCTGCGTCCAATAGCTTCCGGGCACTTGCCGGATCACTCACATTAACTTCATATTCGTACACCTTCGGATAATTCTTTTCAGAACGTATAACCGAAGCTGCTTCTTCCTTCTCCAGCTTTGTCTGGCTGCAAGATGCCATAAGTAAAATGGCAAGTCCTAATACACTTACTGTTTTCATAACAATGCTTTTTAGCTATTCAACAATAATAGTCAACTAATTTCCTATTACTAATTTAAAAAAAATAATCGGTTTTCAGCCTCTGGAATGGCTGATAATCACAGGGGTACAACGGGTACAACTTTCAATGCAAGAAATGTTGGACTTGAAACGCCTTGCTCATCTTCGTTTTTTTGCTTTCAGAAACAACAGAATACAACGGCTTTCAAAGTCGGGATGAAAAAGTGTAAACGAAAAAAGCAAGCGTATGTTAAAAAACATTTCATGGTCAGACTACATTATTGCAGTTGCCATACTATTAGCCATCTATTACCTCTTTGTAGGGATGAAGTATTTCTCAGGTGAGATCAAGGATCTACTATCCGGGAAAAGAAAACTGAAGTTCAGAGCAGCCGTTCCTAACGAACATGCTGCATACAATCCGGACAATGAGCAAAGCCTTCAGGAAACGAGTGGTTTTGAAAACACCACGGATGATGAATTTTCAGAAGTGGAGCATCTTATTGAACGCCTGAAAACGGTAATAGCAGATGCCTCCAGTAGAAAACTCATTCCCCAGGAGTTTAAGCAATATCTCAGCATGGTGCTGAAAGAATACCCTTCTGTAAGATACTCTCCCCTTCGTTCATCTATCAATGAACTGATTGTATCTGAGTGTCAAAAATATGGTGCTGTTACACTTGACGAGGATGAAGTGGAACTGCTGTGGAAAGAAGCAGTGTAGCAGACCTAATGGAGTGCGCTTCCCTGTCCTTCCCGGTGCGTAAGGGCAAAGTGTGGTAGGAAAGCGGGTTATGTGACGGCGAAGCCACTCCATTCCTTTCGAGTTGATTTCAAACTTTAATAAACGTGTGTTATGGAAATGTGCAGCAGGAAAACAAAAGCAAATAACCGAAAAAGGGTTATTATGATCTGTGCCGCTCTGGCACTATTGGCTATCCATTATGGGGCATTTGCTCAGGATGGCATACAGGGTATCAACGAAGCCAACACTAAGGTGCGAAGCTATTTTGCAGCAGGTACAAACCTGATGTATGCAGTGGGAGCATTGCTTGGTTTGATTGGCGCAGTTAAGGTGTACCAGAAATGGAATGCAGGTGACCAGGACACCGGTAAGGTTGCAGCCGCCTGGTTTGGCAGTTGCATTTTTCTGGTCGTGGTAGCCACTGTTATTCAATCCTTCTTTGGAGTTTAAAAAATCAGGACGTATGCAAAGTATGCTAACGGAAAAGTTGTGGGCGTATATCGTCCACAACAACCCTGACCTGATGCTCAGCTTGCAGGAGGACTATTCAGTTACACGCTATCTGGAGAACAAGGTAGCCGCAGTGATGCCTATGGCAGCGCAGTTTCTTAGCGAAGAAAAGCCGCAATACATTATTGAGGAATTGTGCCTGCAAGCTATGACGGAAGATTTAAAACCGTCCCGCTATCAGTATATCCGCTCAGTTATCGAGGAAGAATTTAATAGTGACTACCTGCGGATGAAGGAAAACGGAACACTCACCTATGAAGTAGTGAACCTCATTGAAGCCTGCAAAAGCATCTTCAGTGATTTTGATTTTAACGGTGAAAATGAAGCAAACAGGCATTTGAGATATGCCATCATCGGACAGGTGCATGACTATCTCGCCTAAGCCCAAAAAAGAAAAGTGAAGAAAGAAAATGTGTGGTTATGGCTTACAATGTTTCTCAAAAGCTGCAAGATAATCTTGATGCTATCCGAATAGCGTTGGATTATCAGAACGGTCGCCCGCTTACTGCGGAGGATGTCGCCAGCCTGAAAAAATACGCAGGTTTTGGCGGCATCAAGGTCGTTTTATATCCTTACGGAACGCCGGAGGAATGGCAGGCTAATGGGGCTACCAAAGAAGATCTGAAGCACCACCAGGGTATAACACAATTACATGAGCTGCTCAGGGAAAACTATGATGATGCAGCCTATAAAGAAATTATCGCTTCATTACGACATAGTGTTTTGACCGCATTCTACACACCAGAGGTCGTACCACAAACATTGTATAGCGTGCTTGAAGCGCAAGGCATACAGCCTAAAAGGTTATACGAGCCTTCTGCCGGTTCCGGGGTATTTATAAGCGAGGCTGTTACAGCCTTTCCTGAACTGGAACAGATCACCGCAGTAGAAAAGGACAGGCTCACCGGATTAGTGCTTTCTGCGGTTAACAGTACGCTCCCTGTTAAAACAGCTACTCACATTACGGGGTTTGAAGAAGCTCCGGTTAGAGATAATGGCGGCTATGACCTTGTAGTAAGCAATATTCCCTTTGGAAACTTCTCGGTATATGACGAAGCATTTCCAGACAAGGAAATATCTGGCAAAATTCACAACTACTTTTTTGCTAAAGGTTTGGATAAACTGGCCGAAGGCGGCCTTATGGCATTCATTACGACGGATGCCTTTTTGAATAGCCCTTCTAACCATGCGGCACGGGAATACCTGTTTGAGCGGGCAAACTTCGTGGGCCTGGCTGTAATGCCGGACAACCTGATGAAAGATACAGGTAATACCGAAGCGCCGAATCACCTGTTAATCGTTCAGAAAAATACAGCAAAGGAAAAGATAAGCTGGGAAGAAGAATGGCTGAATGAAGTACGTGAGAGGGAGAATGAGTTTGGCCGATTTCCTTATAACTACTTCATATCTACGCATGATCACGATGTTGTCATGGGCAATGTGCGTAAGCCCGGAAAAAACCAATACGGCAGGGCTTCAGAAGTAGTATGGCAGGAAGGTGATATTAGCCAGATACGGGATGCCCTTTATGCCAGCCTTACCCATCAATTACAAAATCGCTTCAACACCGAACTGTTTGAGAAAGCACAAGCACTCGCCCTACCAGTTTCAGAAAACGAAGGCAAAAAGCTGACTTACCTGCCTATGCCGGAAAGCAAGGCAGAAGCCCCGTCAGTACAGTTAGGGTTATTTGATACCGCACCGGCAGAACAGATCAACCGGGCAATGGCCTATATCAACCCGCTCGATGAAACCATCG
The Chitinophaga sp. H8 DNA segment above includes these coding regions:
- a CDS encoding DUF1896 family protein produces the protein MQSMLTEKLWAYIVHNNPDLMLSLQEDYSVTRYLENKVAAVMPMAAQFLSEEKPQYIIEELCLQAMTEDLKPSRYQYIRSVIEEEFNSDYLRMKENGTLTYEVVNLIEACKSIFSDFDFNGENEANRHLRYAIIGQVHDYLA
- a CDS encoding DUF4134 domain-containing protein translates to MICAALALLAIHYGAFAQDGIQGINEANTKVRSYFAAGTNLMYAVGALLGLIGAVKVYQKWNAGDQDTGKVAAAWFGSCIFLVVVATVIQSFFGV
- a CDS encoding ester cyclase; translated protein: MANCEQIYREYITCLNSRDLDNLKHFVHDDVCYNGNQIGISGYQKMLEKNFDEIPDLYFTIP